A window of Ascochyta rabiei chromosome 6, complete sequence genomic DNA:
TAGCCTTTCTGAACGCACCCTCAAACAACTCAATAGTTTGATTCATACCCATGCCGCTGGCAATCGCAAGTTGCAACATGATTCTAGCCTGGATGACATGGACAAAGCCCGACTTGGCGTACGAAGGCGTCAGGTCAGGACTGCTCGGTCCGAACGGACTCCTAGTCCCGACAACGACCTGCAGTCCCTTCTCCATCGCTTCGGCAATCTCATCCTGGCCCGTTGGTACTCCACCGTTGCCGGTACCAGCGATCACTACTCCTGCAGCGCCATTCGCTTGAGAGTTAAGCACAAGCTTTCCATCGAACTCGCGGGCCGCGTAAAGAATGTCGACCTTCGGAAGGGCGGGATATGAGGAGTGTTTGGATACCTGAGACAGATCAAAGGCATGCTTGTAAAGTGGTTGTGATGGTGTGTTGTAGAAGACCGGTAAGCTGTTGATGAAAAGGCCAAGATCCCCTGTAGCAGTGGCGCCAAAGGCGTCGGGGTTTGTGGAATGCAGTTTGGTCGCCCAATAACCCGGTATGATACGGGCGTTGAATGCAACCATGACGCCTCGGTTTCGTGCTTCTGGAGTTGCAGCTAGCTTGACACCATCGAAGAAGTTCGCGTCTCCGTCGTAAGAGAGATACGTCCAAGGCCGCATTGACCCGACTGCAACAATAGGTTTGCCGCAATTTACGAGACTGTCCATAAGGAATGCCGTTTCTTCGAGCGAGTTGGTTCCATGGGTGAACACGGCGCCGACGATATCGCTATCTTTTGAGCACAGAGCGTCATAGGCGAACCGGGTCATGTTCATCACTAAGGCATCGTTGGTGCCCGTCGAGCCATCATCGCTTGTCCAATTGGAAACAGCAAGTTGTGTATTGTTGAGAAGGTATGGGTTGCGAGCTATGATTTGCTCCCCAGTGATTCCTAGGTCGCCATACTGAGTGTCATCCAAAGCACCGTGAATTGAGCCGCCTGAGATGGTGCCTCCTGTGAAAAGTACCCTTTGCTGTTTAGCTTTAAGAACAGCCCATCACATTTATGTAGCTCACAAGACTTTGGGGAGCGTGCTGTTACCTCCCAACCAGGTCAATCCAAGTCGTTCACTGGCGGTAGAAGCGTTCTTGCGGGAAAGCGTTGGTGTAGCATTGCTACAGACCACGAAGAAGAGAGAGCTGAGAGTAAGAATACGCATGTCAGAAGCACGGAATATCGATGATCTGAGCGTAGATGAAGAGGGCAACTTGTCGATACATCTTATACTTTCCTATCATCTTTCTCAAAGACACCTTAATGGCCCCTGGTCTAGATGGATTCGCTTGGAGCTGTCATCCGCATCACTCCGGCACATGCTCTGCAAGTCACAACGTAGACATCCGATAGCAGATGCAATTTCTGCTTGGCATCGCAGCCTAATGAGGGAGGTGAAGGCCCGAGAATAAGATTGTATTGGCAGGGGCGTTATCGGTCCTGCGTCATTGACCAGTGGATGATAGCAATGAGCTGCGGAGCAAGAGCGGGGTTTTGGAGCTCGCCCGATGAGCCTATACGTTGCTTAGAGGATTCCGCAGAACAACAGCACTAGAAGCGGTTGGATGATAAAAACATCTGGACTGCATGGTTGCTTGCGATGCGGCACCAATACAGGGGTAGCAACAAGAAACAAATGAGTAGTCAAAAGGCTCACGATCAACATGAGCTAAGCCGCATCAACATTAGCTTGTTTTGATCCATCGATGCCGTGGCGTGTGTGAGCCGTCCTGTCTACTGGTACATAGTTGCACCTATCTCCAAAAGTAATCATAATCTACGGATGCTTCGGAAATAAATCGCTTTGGACCTCGGTAACATCGCAATTCGGCCTCCTTGTTGGTGTGAATGAAGCGGTAAGATTGGTGTACGCCATGAAAGCGCCGACTCGAATATCAATATGTTTGATGTCAGGCCCCAGTCCTAGTCTCGGAGCTTGACCTCGATGACATACCATCGACACAGGACTCCATCGTTGTCGTTGCTCCATGAAACACCACGAATGACATCTTCCCCTTCGTCATCCTTCATCTTGACTAGATAGAATGGAAATTCGTTCTGGCTGCCGCCACCCTCGCCTGACCGATAGCAAAATCTAGCTCTCTGAATGCAATTTCCCGATCCTGCAGCGCCCCAGTATCTACATAACAATGTACGGCGTTTCTGAAACAGAACTTTCCAAAGGTCTTGACATTGTCCACGTCGGGTGTGTCAGGGTGCTTGCCCAATAAGCATCGATATAGGTCGATTGAAGTGTCTTCCTCACTAGTCCACGAAGGCGACGAGACTTTCTGCTGCGCCTCAAGAAGCTCGTGTCTGGGCCATGCCACGGATAGAGGGTTTCCTGTGGTGATGAGCACATAAAGTGAAGGCATGTCGAATTAGATGGCAGGGGAAATCGCTGCCGACAGCACCAAGTATGGATTCAACCGCAAGTACGGCGCCAACACGGTGGAAACGAAGATATGGGGTGGTGTGCGGGTACCAGGCGTCTTTGTGAAGCGGGATGAGGTGTTTGGCGCTGTAGTTGCCAATTGGGTGGATCGTGGTGTGGAGACTACCGCGCATATTAGCAGGCAGGAGTAAAAACAGGTGACAGGACAGTTTGATGAGTGCTCGTCAAAAGCGGCTTACTGGTGATCGGCACGTTTCGTATGGCTGCTCTCATTGAAACTCCATGGTATGATGCGCGGTTCGAAGACGGCTCGCTTTTATGCAGCAAGCTTAAGGTACTGCAAGATTTGTTCGATACGATGAATGAGGCAGACATGGGTTCTATGAGATGAATTGAGTTATTTACACCATTGATGAAGTTTTGATTCGACCCATGCGTCAACGAGAACCCCACGATGCCTGGTTCTCAATCGCCATGATCTAACAGGTCAAGTCGAAGTAAGGCGTGTTGTTCTCCAGCGGCGTGACCGCGAAGCTCAAATCGGTCTGGGCAGTGTTGGCATCCTTGAGTGTGTACCAGAAAGTGTTCCTCTGGCCAAAGAGACTGCAGCCGACTTCCTTCCAGTAGCGCTGGCTGTTCTCTGTGCTCGCAACGGCATCGCGAGAGTTGGGTCCGACACGCGGCCATCCCGTCTCGGTGACCCAGACCTCCTTTCCGCCTGCAACACCCTCGGTTTGCGCGACAGCCGTCCTGAAGTTCTCGGCAGCCAAGTCAATCGAGTTTGCCTTGGTCGATTCGAAGTAGGGGAACGAGTTGTGACCGAGCCAATTGACAGAGTTCGCTACGCCGCGGTTCTCAGGCAGGACCCATGCTGTCCATGTATCGACGTGGCCGATGGGCTTGCTCTCGAGTCCGGTTCCGCGAATCCAATCACGCATCCAGCCAATGTAGCCTTCGATCTCGGCACCGGTGGCACCGACGCCAGCGTTGTTGGCTACACCCTGGGGAGAGCTGCGGTACAGGTCCTCGGAGCCTACGCTGATACCGACGATGCGGTCTGTGAATGCGCTTCCGAGGTCGCGGGATGCTTGAAGTAGCGCGTTCAACTCGTTCTCGTACACGGCTCGTCCAGCAGATGCCCACAGACCGACAAGGATTTTGGTGTCGGTATCGATGGCAGCGCGGAAAGCTTCGATGGGTGCCGCGGCAGTACCGCACTGGATGGAAGTGTAAAGGCGAGCGGCCTGGAAACCTGATGCGCCGGATAGCGATTTGGCATCGTTGAAGTAGCGGACGAAGTCGCTGTAGCCTCTGCAGGAGCCGTCGTTGTTGGTGGCGCCATAGTTGAAGCCTTTGACCTGGGCTGAGACAGCTGTGGCCAAAGCAAGGAGAGACGCCACTGTTGCCTTCATGGTGGTGTAGTAGGAACAcaattaattattaatcaGCGTTGATATTGATGAAAATTACGGGGACTCTCTTCCTCAAGTATGCCAATATGTTTGCCCCTAGCTTCTGCATTGTCGGATCTGCACATCATCGCCAAGAGTAACATGACGTTGTGAGGCTCGTGTCTGACGTGTCGGAAGCTTTTAGCCCGCATTTACGAGCTTCAACGAGCCCAATTAGCCAAGTGCCATGCAGCTGAACGCACTTGGCATACCATGTTGAACCAACCCCAAGAAAAGGGTCCAATACATTGTTCCAGAAGCGGAATAGCCAATGCAAAAATAGACTGCGGCAATATGGGGATGCAACGTCAGAGCTTGCCTTGTGGATGTTGTAAAAACGTAGACTGAGGAGTATCCAGGAGCTCCTTGGAGCGTGGTACTTGCGCGCGGCCTTTGTGGAAATATTGGCCTGGTAAGGTCCATGTGCTCAAGACTTGCTCTCTGCTAAGTCCTCCCAATCTTTTCATCACCATCGCGCTGGCGGATTAGGAGAGCATGGTTGGGGTGGCATCTTCTGCAGTAGTCCAGTGTCATCTGAAAACCACTTGTTGCGACCGAGTTGTCCAGCATGTGTCTAACCCTCATCGTTCATCGCATCCATGTCTGCGCCCCTCACCAAGAGCGCATTGAACAGGTCTGGGCTTCAGGCACCGGAACCCTATAATGGTACTTCAGAGAGCGGTGAGGAGCTGTGTTCCCTCTCTGATCGCTCCGGTTCTGCGCCATGATTGATGAGTTCGACTATTATCAAACATACCGGTGAGGTTTAATTAGGATAGCAGACATATGCTCGGTGGTAAATTGACTCCGTGATCGATAAGAATGATCAAAGACACGTTTCGTTGGATCTAAGCCAAGCTGCAGAGCCAATAGCAGCAAGACGCACCTGGTAACATGTATCCACATCATGTTCAAGCTGAGGATCCGTACCAGCTGATGGGAGTACCTGGACAGCTTCTGCTTAATTGCTTCGAATTGCCAGGTGGAGGGCTGTGCAGTAGTGGTGACTCCGGATGTCAGCAGTATCAACTTCTACCAGCGACAATGCGAGTTAAGCGACTTCTCCCTTAAAAACAGCCTTGTGTAGGGTGGAGTCGTTGTCATGAGGCGGATACATTTCTGCGGCTAAAGGCTCACACCCTGTATGGCCGCCGGGCCAGGCGACGTATTTCCAATTGTCGAGTGGTTCGGCCATGTCAATAAGGAGCTGACGCGTTGGCAGGAAGAATGAGTCGCGCAATAGTGGAGTGT
This region includes:
- a CDS encoding Asparaginase; protein product: MRILTLSSLFFVVCSNATPTLSRKNASTASERLGLTWLGGNSTLPKVLVLFTGGTISGGSIHGALDDTQYGDLGITGEQIIARNPYLLNNTQLAVSNWTSDDGSTGTNDALVMNMTRFAYDALCSKDSDIVGAVFTHGTNSLEETAFLMDSLVNCGKPIVAVGSMRPWTYLSYDGDANFFDGVKLAATPEARNRGVMVAFNARIIPGYWATKLHSTNPDAFGATATGDLGLFINSLPVFYNTPSQPLYKHAFDLSQVSKHSSYPALPKVDILYAAREFDGKLVLNSQANGAAGVVIAGTGNGGVPTGQDEIAEAMEKGLQVVVGTRSPFGPSSPDLTPSYAKSGFVHVIQARIMLQLAIASGMGMNQTIELFEGAFRKAIGEPWSPGS
- a CDS encoding Glucan endo-1,3-beta-D-glucosidase, with product MKATVASLLALATAVSAQVKGFNYGATNNDGSCRGYSDFVRYFNDAKSLSGASGFQAARLYTSIQCGTAAAPIEAFRAAIDTDTKILVGLWASAGRAVYENELNALLQASRDLGSAFTDRIVGISVGSEDLYRSSPQGVANNAGVGATGAEIEGYIGWMRDWIRGTGLESKPIGHVDTWTAWVLPENRGVANSVNWLGHNSFPYFESTKANSIDLAAENFRTAVAQTEGVAGGKEVWVTETGWPRVGPNSRDAVASTENSQRYWKEVGCSLFGQRNTFWYTLKDANTAQTDLSFAVTPLENNTPYFDLTC